The sequence CCAACCATGCCGGTCCGACCGGCCTCCAACACGTTCACAACGGTCATTCCGGCCACCCTGACCATCCGGAACACGGTCCCACAGTCCCAAGCACAACCGCAAAGTAAGTTCTCCTTcagtatctcctcctcctcctcctccaccaccccgTCCCTCGCCTGGGAAAGTTGATTGTGCAGTAGCCAGCCCACCCATAATCCACTTCCGTCCTTTGACTCCTGCCTCCCTCTTCCGCTTCCGAACGGAAACGATCCgcttctctcctccttttcccttcAGTGAGCATTGCGAGTTTTGTCGCGGTGAAGAAACCCGGCATGGCGGGCGAGAACAGCAACGAGGTGGCCAAGTTGGTGAATACCCTGCACACCGTCCCTTCGCTTGCTCAGAGCTCGGGCCCCCTGGTGGTGCCCAACAACAGCCAGGCCCATGGTTCCCAGAGGACGGGCATCTCCGAGTCCCCCTCCCAGAAAGGTGCGTCTCTTAACTTCCTAAGGCATTAAGGAACTGGGGGAGGATCCCTGGGATGCTATTCATTAGGAAAGGGGTGTGCCAcccaccccttccttcctcctccccaggGGAAAGAAATCGCagcgaagaagaagaaataacctTGTTTTTTGAGCCTGGAAGAGTTTCTGCCTTCCAgctgtctctctttttccctcccctgaTTCCCTTTTCTGTTGCCGTCAACAGTCAGCTCCTCGCCGATCCCCGCCTTCGACCTGCAAGACAGCGGGCGGAAGTCCTGTCCTCGCTGCAATGCCCAGTTCAGAGTCACTGAAGCTTTAAGAGGCCATATGTGTGTAAGTCATCGCTCCTGGCCCAGGAGGTTGGCCGTGAGACGGTAGCCGAGGGGGAGAACCACCCATATAGTTGTGTGCGCTCCAAGCTTACAATTTCTGGAGTACAACCATCCAGAAAGGCATCTGAAACGCAACTTTGGGGTGGAGGGAGGCAGACGGAGAGAAATCTCACTAGATCACAGCGGATTCATGGATTTTGCTCGCCCCAGTGCTGGAAAAAGAGAGTCACCCAGTTCACGGCTAAGCGAAACGCTGTGATGCTGACCCTGCCTATATCTGAAATCGGGTGGGCAGCCGTGGCCCCTTTACGAcccgtggactccaactcccaaaattcctggaCTGGccatgttggctcaggaattctggcagttggagTCCACGGGTCACAAAGGGGCCGTGGTTGTCCAACCCTGTCTTAGCTGCTCATAGCAAGGGAAGGCCCGTTCTTTCATCCGGTCTCTTTGACCCTGTGCCGTGGGGGACAGGCACAGTAATATTTCTCAGAAGGTGGTTTGCAAGCAAAGTGCAGAAACTAAATACCTGTTGAACTTGGAGATTTTTATCCCTGCACAATACCCGTTCACACTGTGGCCTGTAGCTCCGGCAATTCAGGATGGAGCCAGGCTGCCATGGGGTGGGGAGCCGAAGTCCAGACCCAGAGAAAAGAGGGGAAGCCCTCATTCGGACGACCTGCCTTTCCAGAGTGGCTAGAGCATATACAAGAATTCTTACCGTCGTCGTCGTCTTTTTCTTCCCCGCAGTACTGCTGCCCTGAAATGGTGGAATTCCTGAAGAAAGGGAAACCCCTGGAGTCTGAACCAAATATCCAAGCCCCCAAGCCCCCTTCCCCAGATAAAACGGCCGCCGTGACTTCGCCCCCCTCCTCCACCCCCATCCCCGCCCTCTCACCGCCAGCCAAGCTCTCCGAGCCCAGCGACGGCACCAGCGAGGGGGTGCAGAGCAAGCTGATCATGTTGGTTGACGACTTCTACTACGGCAGGGACGGAGGCAAAGTGAGCCAGCTGCTTAACTTCCCCAAAGTGCCAACCTCCTTCCGATGCCCGCATTGTACAAAGAGGCTCAAGAATAACATACGGTAAGAATAATAGGGGTCccgggtgaggggggggggaacgagAGAAAACGGCCCCCTCTCTTGACCTTTTGAGAAGCACCATCTCCCCTGGAATTAAGATTGACTCTAAATTTTTAAAAGCTGGGGAAGTTATTCAGATCAGGGGTGCTCTACGTTATGGGTTAGTGAAAAGAAACCGTTCCAGTTTCCCACTtaagatatttttaatatttaacgttttcaatgttttaattctttgtcttttgctttcATGACCTAAGCTGCCCAGGGAGAGGGGCAGCgtataaatttaatgaaataaatgaaaactaAAAAAGCCACTTCTGCATATACACCCAGATGAATGTTCACAGGGTTTCAACCATTAACAGAGGATCCTAATTTAGCTCTATAAAAACGTGCAAATCCAGTATTGCCTAGCTTTTCCTTGGGGCGGGGGAGGTGCTTCCAAGGACCAAACAAAGGCACCTGTGTTTTGGGGGAGCTCTTGAAACCCCACCTTGCTGTCGCATCCAGAGGCTGCCCCTCACCCATCGCCAGCCAGACAAGCCCAACCATCTCCTTGCCTGCAGGTTCATGAACCACATGAAGCACCACGTCGAACTGGACCAGCAGAACGGAGAGGTGGACGTCCACACCATCTGTCAGCACTGCTACCGACAGTTCACCACCCCCTTCCAGCTGCAGTGTCACTTGGAGAACGTCCACAGCCCGTACGAGTCCACCAGTAAGTTGGCACCCCCAAAAGGGGCCTTCGCCAGAGGGAAGGAAGCAGGGGGTCCCCttttaaagagaagaaaagagattgGGCCTCTTGAAGCTTTTCCTGTAGGATCCCAAAGGGGGCTGCCTTGCACTTTGCGGGAGGCAGAGAGAAAAGCGAAGCGGCAGAGGTTCAGATGCCAGGCTCCACTGAGGCAGGTTTCACGCCCCGGAGAGCCTCGCCAGCCTCGATTGGGCCGTGTCTGAACGGAGGCGGTTTTGACCCGCTCCCTCTTGTTGCAGCCAAGTGCAAGATCTGCGAATGGGCTTTTGAGAGCGAGCCCATGTTCCTGCAGCACATGAAGGACACCCACAAGCCCGGGGAGATGCCCTACGTCTGCCAGGTACTGCCAGTGCTTCTGggaaagaggggggggagagggcagTAGGCGGAGCTTTGGCACTTCTGCTGATTCTGGAGAAATCTTCACCAGAACAAAACTGAAGGGAAAACCACGTTCAAAACCCTCCTTGCCTGACCGGCCTTAGAAAGAGAGGTGGCTCCCCTCTGGGAAATGCACCTTCTGACCCCTTTTAACAAGATGCACCTTCTGACCCCttttaaccccccccccacccgccccaggTCTGCCAGTACCGTTCGTCGCTCTACTCGGAAGTGGACACCCATTTCCGGATGGTGCACGAGGACACGCGTCACCTCCTCTGCCCGTACTGCCTCAAGGTCTTCAAAAACGGCACGGCGTTCCAGCAGCATTTCATGAGGCACCAGGTgagccccccaccccctcctcctccaccgcCAGGACCACCTTTCTTGGGTGGGGGGGACGAGGAGGGCCCATCCTTCAAAAAATCAGCGCTGCgtctcccctcctccctcgcAGAAGAAGAGCGTCTACCATTGCAACAAATGCCGCCTGCAGTTCCTCTTTGCCAAGGACAAGATCGAACATAAGCTGCAGCACCACAAAACCTTCCGTAAACCCAAGCAGCTGGAAGGGCTGAAGCCGGGCACCAAGGTACAGAGCAGCCCGGGGTGGGGGCGgggattctttccccccccctcctgcaTCCAGGGTGGGGCAAACAGGAGGCTGCCCTCGCTCCCATTTCCCTACCTGCCTTTCCTCTCTTGCTGGGAGCAAGACCAGAGTTCTGATCTGAGGCAAATGTGGGCGCCATTTTTAGTCCTGAGTGAAGGCAAACATTCATGTCCTGGGATaacattgcaggatccaatctgggtcgctcactgggggatggggggatggggagggggggaacaggGCTTTAGCCTTCCAAATATTTGGATTCCTGCTGAAGCTCATCCTCGGGgaacccctctccctccctccctccctccctccctccctctctccccccccccagcatgtGATTTATTCTTCCTGTCTCCCTTTGGCCCACAGGTGACCATCAGGGCCTCCCGAGGTCAGCCGCGGACGTTGCCCCTCTGCGCAAACGACATGCCCCCGGGCCTCCTCCAGGACGCGGCCTTGCTCTCGGCGTCTCCGGATCCCCAGCCGAACTTCTCGTACCCGCCCTTCCAAAGGAGCATCCAGAAGAAGGCTGTCCGGAAAATGTCAGAGCTTCTTCCCACGTTTCAAACTCACCTTAAGAGAGTTGCTGGCCACTGGTTGCTCCTCCCTCTGGGCTGATGGGGAAGCTTCCCcagggcagggggggcgggggggggcgtgAAGTCTCAGCAAGAGAATGGGGGCAGGTTCAGCACGGgccgtcctcgacttataacacttcatttagggaccgttccaagttacaacagagctggaaaaagggactttttCACACCTGTGACGATTGCAGCATGACCCTGGTCAAGTGATGTatgtttggatgcttgacaaccgactcgTGACCGTTGTAGCGTCCTGGGGTCacacaatccccttttgtgaccttgccagatttgcttaacaaccatctcactaacttaacaactgcagtgcttcgcttaatgaatgtgacaagaaaagtcgtaaaatggggcaaaactcacttgaccagcgtctcgcttagcaacataaattttgggctcaattgtggtcgtaagtcgaggaggacTACTTGTGCCCGCCCTGCACCTTTGGGTGGAGCTGAGAGGAAGCTCCCTGAATACCGGCTGCCATGCTGTTCCCTTGTTGGAGGTCCTCCGTGTCTCTCGGGCGGGTTTTCAGTTGAATGTTTTGGCCTGGAAACACACGGAAGATCTTCCCTCTCTGCGTCGGATAATATTTCATGCCCCACTTGACTGTTGTTTTGTTggggcacgcgcacacacaccacaaacacacacacacacacacacacacacacacacacacacacacagagagattctAATtcggctctccctccctccctctcggcAGGAGCGTCCTCGGCCGGCAGACCTGCCTAGAATGCAGCTTCGAAATCCCGGACTTCCCCAACCATTTCCCCACCTACGTCCACTGTTCACTGTGCCGTTACAGCACCTGCTGCTCCCGTGCGTACGCCAACCACATGATCAAGTGAGTGCCCCCGGGCCCCGTCTCGTCATTTGGAAGGGAGCTGAAGGAGCTCGGGTGACAGCTGGGTGGGGGAGATGCTTCGCACCTGGAGCTGGTCCAGGGGTCCCTGAGCCACAGGTTGTGGACCACTACTGGGCTGCAGCCTGTTCAAAACCAGGGCAAGCGTGTGTGCGCGTGAAGCTCCATTCGCGTGAGGGGAGGGTGCATGCGCCCATCCCTCGCACAAATGCAGgggtgtgcgcatgtgtgcacctgCCACCCCGTGCCAGGTCGGGCTGCCGAGCCAGAGAGGTTGGGGGCCTCTCTCCTGGCCtatcaaattccatttttttcctgcccCACTTAGTATCCCAAAGAGTTACTAAGAGCAGAAGGAAAAAGGCTCTTGGGAGCCCCATTGATGTGGCTTCTTTGCCCTTTGTGGCATGAAGCTTTTCTTGCCGTAAGGGGAGaattgaaaggggggggggaggcggtgttTCTCTTGATGTAACTTGGTGGTTGAAGCGTTGTGGTTGTGTTAACGACTGCTGCGTGCCTCTCTTTCCTTGCTCCGTCTCCCAGCAACCACGTTCCTCGCAAAAGTCCGAAATACTTGGCTTTGTTCAAAAACTACACTGCTTGGTAAGGCTCCGTCCCTCCAACTGTGGACCCCCTCCATCCTTTTGCTAGCCAGGTCTTCTCCCCTGGATCCCGTAGGCCCAGGGAGGGGCAGCGCGAGGGTCCCAACTGCCTTCTCCAGGGTGGCAACCCGGTCCTggtgttcggggggggggggaaggtgaggAATTCTAGGCCGCAAATCTGCCGCCAGCCCCAAGCGTCTTTTGGGTTCTCTTGCCAGTGGGGTTCGGTTGGCTTGCTCTGCTTGCCTCTTTGCCACGTCGGAGGGGGACGCCATGGCCAAGCACCTGGTCTTCAACCCGTCCCACGAATTCAGCAACGTCATTCTAAGAGGTAGGAAAGGGCAGTTGGGCTGGAGGAAAGAACTTTGGCTCAGCCCTAAAGTTTTTTGCGGGGAGGGAGGTTTtgttgacccccccccccgcctgttTATATATGAGGGCGAATGTGATTCTTGTCGTAAGCTGAACTCCTCCTTTCTGCTTCCCGCAGGTCCCGCTTGGAGTTCCCATACAAGGTAAACCGTTGTGCCTTTTCTATTCGGGTAGGTTTTGTCTTCCCCTTCCTCTGGGCGATGCCTcaccttctccctctctttccttcaggCCTGCCCAGCCGCTCGAAGGAGGCATGAAGCCCTCCGTCTCCACCGCCTCGCCCAGCAAAGCTGCCACTGTGAACACACCGCCTCCTCtggccgaggaggaggaggaggagaaggcccaGGAAGCGCCACCGGTGGTGCCTGAGCCGACGCCCGAGGCCAGCTGCTCTCCTGCTGCGGTCCAGGAGAACGAGGGCTCCACCGCCTTGAACGTTGACAGCCGCGAAGGGGAACCTGAGCCCAAGGAGGTTCCTGAGCCCGTCAGCAGGAAGGAGCAGCTCTCCGTGAAGAAGCtgcgagtcgtcctctttgccttGTGCTGCAATACTGAGCAGGCGGCGGAACACTTTAAGAACCCGCCCCGGCGGATCCGTCGCTGGCTGAGGCGCTTCCAGgctttccaggaggagaacgTGGCTTCTCTGTCAGAGGGCAAGTACCTGAGCTTGGAAGCGGAGGAGAAGCTGGCCGAATGGGTCCTCACGCAGCGCGAGCAGCAGCTGCCAGTCAACGAGGAGACCCTCTTCCAGAAGGCCACCAAGATCGGCCGGTCTCTGGAGGGGGGCTTCAAGATCTCCTACGAGTGGGCCGTCCGGTTCATGCTGCGGCACCACCTCAGCACGCACAGCCGCCGGGCGGTGGCTCACCCGCTCCCCAAGGATGTGGCGGAGAACGCCGGCTGCTTCATCGAGTTCGTGCAGGGCCAGATCCACACCCAGGACCTGCCCCTCTCCATGATTGCGGCCATCGACGAGATCTCCTTCTTCCTGGACGCGGAGGTCCTCTGCAGCGATGACCGGAAGGAGAACGCCTTGCAGACGGTGGGCACCGGGGAGCCCTGGTGTGACGTGGTCTTGGCCATCTTGGCCGACGGGAGCATCCTGCCCACCGTGGTCTTCTACCGAGGCCGCCTGGAGCAGCCCGCCAACGTGCCCGAGACGATCCTGCTAGAGGCGAAGGAGAACGGCTACAGCGACGACGAGATCGTGGACATCTGGTCGTCCAAAGTCTGGCAGAAACACATCGAGCACCAAAACAGCAAAAGCATGGTGGTCCTGGACTGCCATCGGACTCACCTTTCTGAAAAGGTCCTCTCCATGCTGAGCTCGTCCAGCACCTTGCCGGCGGTGGTGCCGTCCGGCTGCAGCTCCAAAATCCAACCCTTGGACGTTTGCATCAAAAGAACGGTGAAAAACTTTGTGCACAAAAAGTGGAAAGAGCAGGCCAAGGAGATGGCGGACTCCTCCTGCGACTCGGACATCCTCCTGCAGCTCGTCCTGTGTTGGCTGGCCGAGGCCCTGGAGGTCATCAGCGACTGCCCCGAACTGGTGCAGCAGTCGTTCCTGGTGGCCAGCGTCCTGCCCGGCCCGGACGGCACGGCCAACACGCCCACCCGCAACGCGGACATGCAGGAGGAGCTGATCGCTTCGCTGGAGGAGCAGCTGAAACTCCACAACGAACTGCAGGACGAGGAGGGTGACCTGAACAACGAGGGGGGGAATCCGTCGGAGGAATCCGCTAACCCCGAGATCCTGCACCAGCTCTTTGAGGGGGAGAGCGAGACCGAATCCTTCTACGGCTTCGAGGACGCAGATCTGGAGCTGATGGAAGTGTGAACGCCGAAGGAGAGGGGTGGCGcggagggagggaatgagatgaattccttctctttctttaaaaatgcattgtTGGAAGAGACCATTTTTCCCTACTTCCCTGTGGATTTGTGGCTACAGGAGACACGTAGGCGAAACACACAcaaacttaatgatagccatgtaTGCTGTTCGaattcttcaaaaagaaaaaaaacaccaccacgtgtttgcccccctccccttcaaatCACTGTTGTGGCATTTCCTGAAGATATATATCGTGGGTGGATTTCTTACGATTTGGTTTTCGTTTTGCATTTCCTTTACCTCACTGTATTATAGTTTCTGggtttttattttgttgagtttttttttatactgtgcaAAACAAGTTTTTCAAGATATCACATTATcaatgtgactttttttttttttttggaaggcaaGGAAAAGAGATACGTAGCCGATGGAAGATTTCTCAATCTCGCTTTTTCTGTTGGCCGTAGctgcctattttatttttttccctataaTACTTGGACCCGGAAACGTAGAATTTCTGgggtaataaattttttttaagctACGAAGAATCTACTTTGAACCTTCGAAAAACGTTCTAGAGCTGCCCACAAAAATAATTGGAAGATTGCTTTATGGAAAGGAGACGAGAACAGCAATTAAATGCAGGCATTATTGTTTAGGAAGAGGCAAAACCTCCCTTCATGTTTTTGTACGAAACTTGGACGTTAAAGGTAAAGCAAAAATTCACTtgtaggagagagaaaaaaaacacccacccaGTTTTCATAGCAATCGATGCAAAACCTTTTCAAAGTTCCCGGCGGTGAAACGTTTATCTGAGTTGCTGCCAAGTGAGCGCAGGGGTGGGGGGACAGTTCATACCCCACTGCGACCCCCTTTCTCTGGCGGCCGATTGCAAACAGATTCTCTTGAACCCCAACATCGCCTTCTAAAAACTCTGCAAGCTACTGACGCCTTTCGCCGAGACACTACGTCCCCTGACCCAAGTGCTGCAACTGAAACCCCAACTCTGACATGCACAAAAACAAGGGAAATTTCCTGTTCTATTTTACACtgccagcattaaaaaaaacaaaaaaccagagacatttaaaaaagagagatgtTTTTTCTACTGTTTGCATGTTTgagagttttttaaattgtaacgtATTATGATCTAAATGACGAAGAAAACATTTtgacacatagaaaaaacaaccCGCCACCCCGCCGTCTCTACCTGTAcatcttttctgtttttcctttgagGTTGGGTGGGGTGGAATTAAAACCTCCCCtcgtcttttcccttcccttccccaactCCCCGAGGCCAAACTCAAGGGAAGCAGGAAATAGGGTGGTTTGACCTGTAAATGGTTCATCTTTAAAATGTACATATGTGGAACATTTAATAAAACCAGGGAAATGGATTTATAAACACGTGTTTTCATTCCAGATGAAATCTTACGTTTAGCAgccagagagggggaaaaaaaactggatttgaaATGCAGCTGGGGTTACAAATTGGACTTAGTTTGGTTTTGAGAATTCATCCTGGTTTCATTTATTGAAAGAAAGTTGGCTTAAGACCAACGATCTGTCTCTAAAATGCCTGTGGGCTCTCAAGACCCTCGTGTCCACCTCTCAAAGTCCCACAAGGTAATGCTAGTTTCTTGTTGCCTCTcatggttgttaactgagtttaGCTCCTTCTGCGATTGTGAATTCATCCATCTGCAGGTACAGGAGACGTATTTCTTAAGGGCGCCTCAAGCAGCAGATAAACCAGGAGCTGCAACTCCCCTCCTGCTCTGGAGCTGTGAAACCCAGGCAGACGTTAAGCAGGAAAGCACCTGCTGGATAAGTACTCTGGCTATTATAACCCCCCTCCTCTTCGGATGAGACTCCCCATTCTGTAAGATTTGAAAATACTGCCCTCTAGTGGTTCAGCAGGGTCACTGGATAGACTTCCAAGTTGTCGCCTTCCCCTGGTGGCTTAGCATGGTCACTGCAGCTCCTATAGATTGTGCTAGCTAGTGTGGCAGGAGTGGGCATGTCTGAATAGCCCCCAGACCCTTCCATGCAGAAGCAGAGATCTCAAGCGACCTACACTAGAATCCACAGTGTACCTGGTGTTGCTGGGTAGAAAATCTTTCTACAGAGAACGCCTCCAAAAAGTAGAAAatccctttttttccctcccatgtTCTGGCCGGACCAACCAAAATTGTTTTAGCCTCTAGGCTGGTTTGGAACTCAAGCTGTGCTGGCGGGGGATTATGGGAGTGGAAGCCCAGCTGTTTCGGAAGGTTGAAGGATGATAAGATTATACCAATGAGGAACCCCTAaaaatcttggggggggggaacccctctTGAAACTGAAAATTTCTGACACAGAAGAGTTATTGTACACAGTCAAACATCTTTATTAAAGAGTAGCTCCCCCAGGAGCCTCAAACAGTATAACAAAGGATTTGGGGTTCTGTCATCCAACAAATAGAAAAACTCCGTTTGTTTTCTGTTTCATTCGAAACCACtgcaaggagaaggaaggggaaaaaaagcccagCCAAATTAACAGGCAAACTTTGAATCAGTCTTGAAAATAAATCGTTCCTAAAATCCAGgttagggaggaagggaaagtgaCCACCGCGAGAGTTGTGAGAACGAGACCAGGAAGGCCTCTGGACGGCCAAGACCTTCCGGACACCTTACCTGACGAGGTGAGCGATCTCCCAGTTGGTCTCCAGGGACAGGGGGCCTTCCAGCTCCACGCCTTTCTCAGTGACGGTGGTGATCTCGTACTGAGGAGGGAGGACAGGAGGTTAGGGTCCTCTTTGAGATGTCCACTTCAAAGGTAGACCCCAGCATGCCAGCTGGGCTGGGAAGGGGACGGGGGGACATCCATAGGCCCCTCTCTTACCCGGTTGAACGAGCGGGCGTCCCGATAGTAGAGGATCTTCATACACCGTTCAATGAGCGCTCTGGCCGCCTGCTGGGAGAGGTTGGG comes from Ahaetulla prasina isolate Xishuangbanna chromosome 17, ASM2864084v1, whole genome shotgun sequence and encodes:
- the POGZ gene encoding pogo transposable element with ZNF domain isoform X6 — its product is MNRLQMADTDLFMECEEEELEPWQKISDVIEDSVVEDYNSVDKTATAGTPLVQQAGQPLILTQNPTSGLSTVVTQPVLRPVQVMQNANHVTNSPVTSQPIFITTQGFPVRNVRPVQNTMNQVGIVLNVQQGQTVRPITLVPAPGTQFVKPAVGVPQVFSQMAQVRPAPTMPVRPASNTFTTVIPATLTIRNTVPQSQAQPQMSIASFVAVKKPGMAGENSNEVAKLVNTLHTVPSLAQSSGPLVVPNNSQAHGSQRTGISESPSQKVSSSPIPAFDLQDSGRKSCPRCNAQFRVTEALRGHMCYCCPEMVEFLKKGKPLESEPNIQAPKPPSPDKTAAVTSPPSSTPIPALSPPAKLSEPSDGTSEGVQSKLIMLVDDFYYGRDGGKVSQLLNFPKVPTSFRCPHCTKRLKNNIRFMNHMKHHVELDQQNGEVDVHTICQHCYRQFTTPFQLQCHLENVHSPYESTTKCKICEWAFESEPMFLQHMKDTHKPGEMPYVCQVCQYRSSLYSEVDTHFRMVHEDTRHLLCPYCLKVFKNGTAFQQHFMRHQKKSVYHCNKCRLQFLFAKDKIEHKLQHHKTFRKPKQLEGLKPGTKVTIRASRGQPRTLPLCANDMPPGLLQDAALLSASPDPQPNFSYPPFQRSIQKKAVRKMSVLGRQTCLECSFEIPDFPNHFPTYVHCSLCRYSTCCSRAYANHMINNHVPRKSPKYLALFKNYTACGVRLACSACLFATSEGDAMAKHLVFNPSHEFSNVILRGPAWSSHTRPAQPLEGGMKPSVSTASPSKAATVNTPPPLAEEEEEEKAQEAPPVVPEPTPEASCSPAAVQENEGSTALNVDSREGEPEPKEVPEPVSRKEQLSVKKLRVVLFALCCNTEQAAEHFKNPPRRIRRWLRRFQAFQEENVASLSEGKYLSLEAEEKLAEWVLTQREQQLPVNEETLFQKATKIGRSLEGGFKISYEWAVRFMLRHHLSTHSRRAVAHPLPKDVAENAGCFIEFVQGQIHTQDLPLSMIAAIDEISFFLDAEVLCSDDRKENALQTVGTGEPWCDVVLAILADGSILPTVVFYRGRLEQPANVPETILLEAKENGYSDDEIVDIWSSKVWQKHIEHQNSKSMVVLDCHRTHLSEKVLSMLSSSSTLPAVVPSGCSSKIQPLDVCIKRTVKNFVHKKWKEQAKEMADSSCDSDILLQLVLCWLAEALEVISDCPELVQQSFLVASVLPGPDGTANTPTRNADMQEELIASLEEQLKLHNELQDEEGDLNNEGGNPSEESANPEILHQLFEGESETESFYGFEDADLELMEV
- the POGZ gene encoding pogo transposable element with ZNF domain isoform X3; this translates as MNRLQMADTDLFMECEEEELEPWQKISDVIEDSVVEDYNSVDKTATVSVSVQPVAAPVPTVAHPSIGSGLPTTPVSSGTSNNDSTKKTLVTLFANNSTGTPLVQQAGQPLILTQNPTSGLSTVVTQPVLRPVQVMQNANHVTNSPVTSQPIFITTQGFPVRNVRPVQNTMNQVGIVLNVQQGQTVRPITLVPAPGTQFVKPAVGVPQVFSQMAQVRPAPTMPVRPASNTFTTVIPATLTIRNTVPQSQAQPQMSIASFVAVKKPGMAGENSNEVAKLVNTLHTVPSLAQSSGPLVVPNNSQAHGSQRTGISESPSQKVSSSPIPAFDLQDSGRKSCPRCNAQFRVTEALRGHMCYCCPEMVEFLKKGKPLESEPNIQAPKPPSPDKTAAVTSPPSSTPIPALSPPAKLSEPSDGTSEGVQSKLIMLVDDFYYGRDGGKVSQLLNFPKVPTSFRCPHCTKRLKNNIRFMNHMKHHVELDQQNGEVDVHTICQHCYRQFTTPFQLQCHLENVHSPYESTTKCKICEWAFESEPMFLQHMKDTHKPGEMPYVCQVCQYRSSLYSEVDTHFRMVHEDTRHLLCPYCLKVFKNGTAFQQHFMRHQKKSVYHCNKCRLQFLFAKDKIEHKLQHHKTFRKPKQLEGLKPGTKVTIRASRGQPRTLPLCANDMPPGLLQDAALLSASPDPQPNFSYPPFQRSIQKKAVRKMSVLGRQTCLECSFEIPDFPNHFPTYVHCSLCRYSTCCSRAYANHMINNHVPRKSPKYLALFKNYTACGVRLACSACLFATSEGDAMAKHLVFNPSHEFSNVILRGPAWSSHTRPAQPLEGGMKPSVSTASPSKAATVNTPPPLAEEEEEEKAQEAPPVVPEPTPEASCSPAAVQENEGSTALNVDSREGEPEPKEVPEPVSRKEQLSVKKLRVVLFALCCNTEQAAEHFKNPPRRIRRWLRRFQAFQEENVASLSEGKYLSLEAEEKLAEWVLTQREQQLPVNEETLFQKATKIGRSLEGGFKISYEWAVRFMLRHHLSTHSRRAVAHPLPKDVAENAGCFIEFVQGQIHTQDLPLSMIAAIDEISFFLDAEVLCSDDRKENALQTVGTGEPWCDVVLAILADGSILPTVVFYRGRLEQPANVPETILLEAKENGYSDDEIVDIWSSKVWQKHIEHQNSKSMVVLDCHRTHLSEKVLSMLSSSSTLPAVVPSGCSSKIQPLDVCIKRTVKNFVHKKWKEQAKEMADSSCDSDILLQLVLCWLAEALEVISDCPELVQQSFLVASVLPGPDGTANTPTRNADMQEELIASLEEQLKLHNELQDEEGDLNNEGGNPSEESANPEILHQLFEGESETESFYGFEDADLELMEV
- the POGZ gene encoding pogo transposable element with ZNF domain isoform X4, which codes for MNRLQMADTDLFMECEEEELEPWQKISDVIEDSVVEDYNSVDKTATAGTPLVQQAGQPLILTQNPTSGLSTVVTQPVLRPVQVMQNANHVTNSPVTSQPIFITTQGFPVRNVRPVQNTMNQVGIVLNVQQGQTVRPITLVPAPGTQFVKPAVGVPQVFSQMAQVRPAPTMPVRPASNTFTTVIPATLTIRNTVPQSQAQPQMSIASFVAVKKPGMAGENSNEVAKLVNTLHTVPSLAQSSGPLVVPNNSQAHGSQRTGISESPSQKVSSSPIPAFDLQDSGRKSCPRCNAQFRVTEALRGHMCYCCPEMVEFLKKGKPLESEPNIQAPKPPSPDKTAAVTSPPSSTPIPALSPPAKLSEPSDGTSEGVQSKLIMLVDDFYYGRDGGKVSQLLNFPKVPTSFRCPHCTKRLKNNIRFMNHMKHHVELDQQNGEVDVHTICQHCYRQFTTPFQLQCHLENVHSPYESTTKCKICEWAFESEPMFLQHMKDTHKPGEMPYVCQVCQYRSSLYSEVDTHFRMVHEDTRHLLCPYCLKVFKNGTAFQQHFMRHQRCVSPPPSQKKSVYHCNKCRLQFLFAKDKIEHKLQHHKTFRKPKQLEGLKPGTKVTIRASRGQPRTLPLCANDMPPGLLQDAALLSASPDPQPNFSYPPFQRSIQKKAVRKMSVLGRQTCLECSFEIPDFPNHFPTYVHCSLCRYSTCCSRAYANHMINNHVPRKSPKYLALFKNYTACGVRLACSACLFATSEGDAMAKHLVFNPSHEFSNVILRGPAWSSHTRPAQPLEGGMKPSVSTASPSKAATVNTPPPLAEEEEEEKAQEAPPVVPEPTPEASCSPAAVQENEGSTALNVDSREGEPEPKEVPEPVSRKEQLSVKKLRVVLFALCCNTEQAAEHFKNPPRRIRRWLRRFQAFQEENVASLSEGKYLSLEAEEKLAEWVLTQREQQLPVNEETLFQKATKIGRSLEGGFKISYEWAVRFMLRHHLSTHSRRAVAHPLPKDVAENAGCFIEFVQGQIHTQDLPLSMIAAIDEISFFLDAEVLCSDDRKENALQTVGTGEPWCDVVLAILADGSILPTVVFYRGRLEQPANVPETILLEAKENGYSDDEIVDIWSSKVWQKHIEHQNSKSMVVLDCHRTHLSEKVLSMLSSSSTLPAVVPSGCSSKIQPLDVCIKRTVKNFVHKKWKEQAKEMADSSCDSDILLQLVLCWLAEALEVISDCPELVQQSFLVASVLPGPDGTANTPTRNADMQEELIASLEEQLKLHNELQDEEGDLNNEGGNPSEESANPEILHQLFEGESETESFYGFEDADLELMEV